The following proteins come from a genomic window of Campylobacter concisus:
- a CDS encoding tetratricopeptide repeat protein, whose protein sequence is MKKMIFISILATCAFAGNFEDGLKAYGSSNFKEALAKFEAGCLANDVKSCVKVGAIYQLGKTALPNPSKALEYYNKACEAGEVEGCSAAGGLYLNTEPQKARELFNKACEKNNGYSCEMVGSILIEAKEFKKAYEFLVKGCELGDKMSCEFAGDLRRSKQL, encoded by the coding sequence ATGAAAAAAATGATTTTTATCTCAATCTTAGCCACTTGTGCTTTTGCAGGTAACTTTGAAGATGGCCTAAAGGCATATGGGAGCTCAAATTTTAAAGAAGCTTTGGCTAAATTTGAAGCAGGATGTTTGGCAAATGACGTAAAATCTTGCGTAAAAGTTGGAGCGATTTACCAACTAGGAAAAACAGCTCTACCTAATCCAAGCAAGGCCTTAGAGTACTATAACAAAGCTTGCGAAGCTGGTGAGGTTGAAGGTTGCTCGGCAGCTGGTGGACTTTATCTAAATACTGAGCCACAAAAAGCAAGAGAACTTTTTAATAAAGCTTGTGAGAAGAATAATGGATATTCTTGCGAGATGGTAGGTTCTATCTTAATAGAAGCTAAGGAATTTAAAAAAGCTTATGAATTTTTAGTAAAAGGCTGCGAATTAGGCGATAAGATGTCTTGCGAATTTGCAGGCGATCTAAGACGCTCAAAACAACTATAA
- a CDS encoding M48 family metallopeptidase produces MARKTPSLKQKSINLDFYGLSVLINFKTNVKSMRLRVGKDAKITLSMPFYSTQKMALSFLEMHRIWLENTYKKALLNLPKDDEMKFLGQIYKIKFDENFKEPFFDGEFVFTPNLKSLERFVKVRAKELFLELVSYFQPFINKPIKRIVIRNSKTRWGSCNHKKGYINLSLRLIEKPLSAVRYVVLHELTHLLYPHHQKSFYDFIEKIMPDYKKQEQILKA; encoded by the coding sequence ATGGCAAGAAAAACGCCTAGTTTAAAGCAAAAGAGCATAAATTTAGACTTTTATGGGCTAAGCGTTTTAATAAATTTTAAAACAAATGTAAAATCCATGCGTCTAAGAGTTGGCAAGGATGCTAAGATCACGCTATCTATGCCATTTTATAGCACACAAAAGATGGCTCTTAGCTTTCTTGAGATGCACAGAATTTGGCTTGAAAATACTTACAAAAAAGCTCTTTTGAATTTACCAAAAGATGATGAGATGAAATTTCTTGGGCAAATTTATAAGATAAAATTTGATGAAAATTTTAAAGAGCCATTTTTTGATGGCGAGTTTGTCTTTACGCCAAATTTAAAAAGCCTTGAGCGTTTTGTAAAAGTAAGAGCAAAAGAGCTATTTTTAGAGCTTGTGAGCTATTTTCAGCCTTTTATAAACAAACCAATCAAGCGTATAGTCATACGAAATAGCAAAACTCGCTGGGGCAGCTGCAATCACAAAAAGGGCTACATAAACCTAAGCCTAAGACTCATAGAAAAGCCGCTCTCAGCCGTACGCTACGTCGTTCTTCACGAGCTAACACACCTGCTCTATCCACATCATCAAAAAAGTTTTTACGATTTTATAGAAAAAATCATGCCTGATTATAAAAAACAAGAGCAAATTTTAAAAGCGTAA
- a CDS encoding MATE family efflux transporter yields MNLSMRKLVVPIFLDMFLHFITLIINTYMVTKVSVHLVGAMGAGNQVMDLFMTIFNFLSIGCSVVVAQALGAKKNDLASNVIHASITSNTLFGIFSAIVIYVFGYNILNLLNVPKELINDSFSYLHILGFALLFDGIGMVLAAVLRVYNLATAVMLTSVLMNVITILGNAISLFGWFNLPNLGLQGVAISTLVGRLVGIFVLAYMLSQKAKVKIYFKKLLVVPFEILKKILSIGLPSAGENLLWMAQYMVAFGFVASMGEASLSVQTIYFQITLLILLCGASISVANEVIVGHLVGASEFNEAYTRTFRALRLGVFITLVVVLIAYALKHQIMDALNLNENLRAIMLPLFTLSIFLEAGRTFNIVIVNALRASGDAKFPLVTGLIFMWGLSLPLGYFLGIYLGWGIIGVWIGFCADEWLRGLANTWRWRSKKWQEKRLV; encoded by the coding sequence ATGAATTTATCTATGAGAAAACTCGTAGTTCCGATATTTTTGGATATGTTTTTACACTTCATTACGCTTATTATCAACACCTACATGGTGACAAAAGTGAGTGTACATCTAGTTGGTGCAATGGGTGCTGGCAATCAAGTGATGGATCTTTTTATGACCATTTTTAACTTCCTAAGCATTGGCTGCTCGGTTGTCGTTGCCCAAGCACTGGGAGCTAAAAAGAACGATCTTGCTTCAAACGTCATACACGCAAGCATCACGTCAAATACGCTCTTTGGTATCTTCTCAGCTATCGTCATCTACGTCTTTGGCTACAACATCTTAAATTTACTAAACGTGCCAAAAGAGCTTATAAATGATAGCTTCTCATATCTTCACATCCTTGGCTTTGCCCTACTTTTTGATGGTATCGGTATGGTGCTAGCTGCGGTACTTCGTGTTTATAATCTAGCAACTGCTGTTATGCTAACTTCGGTTTTAATGAACGTAATTACGATTTTAGGCAATGCCATCTCCCTTTTTGGCTGGTTTAATCTACCAAATTTAGGCTTACAAGGAGTCGCTATCTCGACACTTGTTGGCAGATTAGTAGGCATTTTTGTGCTAGCTTATATGCTAAGTCAAAAGGCAAAAGTTAAAATTTACTTTAAAAAGCTACTTGTCGTACCATTTGAAATTTTAAAGAAAATCCTCTCAATTGGCCTTCCAAGTGCAGGCGAAAATTTACTCTGGATGGCACAATATATGGTCGCTTTTGGCTTTGTGGCAAGCATGGGCGAGGCTAGCCTTAGCGTGCAGACCATTTACTTTCAGATCACGCTTCTTATCTTGCTTTGTGGAGCGAGCATTAGCGTGGCAAACGAGGTCATTGTAGGACATTTAGTTGGAGCAAGCGAGTTTAACGAGGCCTATACAAGGACATTTAGGGCGCTAAGACTCGGCGTTTTTATAACGCTCGTAGTCGTACTTATAGCTTATGCGCTAAAGCATCAAATCATGGACGCACTAAATTTAAACGAAAATTTACGTGCGATCATGCTACCGCTTTTTACACTTTCGATATTTCTTGAAGCGGGTAGAACCTTTAACATAGTCATCGTAAATGCCCTTCGTGCAAGTGGTGATGCAAAATTTCCACTAGTAACCGGCCTTATCTTTATGTGGGGGCTTTCGCTACCACTTGGATATTTTTTAGGCATCTATCTTGGCTGGGGAATTATCGGCGTTTGGATAGGATTTTGTGCTGATGAGTGGCTAAGAGGTCTTGCAAATACGTGGCGTTGGAGAAGTAAAAAATGGCAAGAAAAACGCCTAGTTTAA